The following proteins are encoded in a genomic region of Paralichthys olivaceus isolate ysfri-2021 chromosome 23, ASM2471397v2, whole genome shotgun sequence:
- the LOC109646351 gene encoding protein mono-ADP-ribosyltransferase TIPARP-like, which produces MANVSSSQGLKRNMSADVLELNRAKSSKVTLPHPSLLLVEIPPDTNVSLPLWDALRSQSVDVAWSVNAYSVGIHLTPATSRRGKDAASIRSESASAFSSVTQQPQVFIQSVAQQQDASLSHPGVQLAFSQTGIQVSPCQPQKDPTKPTTSLIVPLPLIIAQRQPTHQPSARTSKWALPVVQTPPPAPTKPPAPSQALVPFPFHTRTSSDVDICDRFLLGMCLAGRRCRKHHTPFPYHWQLFCTLTKLWVSISLRSQVLLERIYCDAAQEVVSIRDGHVSYTLNFESMELDDLSKYNRVRRLTNSDRNPYFPSKWKIYWWNNSSWEEYKKNVSVLLLKKMGEKVPECSFLIGLQEYKLDFTTMTQTNVSTGFQREVRCRPKYRRPEAMQPFLQTGIQTEPTRPDGDPPGAHFSVDPLEEFSSWYPPVWCPTPEEECNVVDVPAGTQAHSRVRNFFYQSLSETKVDVISIHQVQNLLHWDKYQRHKSHMQKQHTSKDPLERHLFHGTTREAAADICHNNFDPRVAGVNGTSYGLGSYFAIAASLSNAYSSRVGHDEVRHMFLAKVLVGKASEGRSNYRRPPPLCPTTKHLLYDTCVDNMDNPTMFVVFDSCQCYPYYLIKYKDLPREINI; this is translated from the exons ATGGCCAACGTCTCATCCAGCCAAGGACTGAAGAGAAACATGTCAGCCGATGTTCTCGAGTTAAATCGAGCCAAATCGTCCAAGGTCACCCTCCCTCACCCGTCCCTCCTCCTGGTGGAGATCCCCCCCGACACCAACGTCAGCCTCCCCTTGTGGGATGCCCTGAGATCCCAGAGCGTCGACGTCGCCTGGAGCGTCAACGCCTACAGCGTCGGGATTCACTTGACCCCGGCGACCTCCAGGCGTGGTAAGGATGCCGCCTCCATCAGGAGTGAGAGCGCCTCCGCGTTTTCCTCTGTGACCCAGCAGCCTCAGGTGTTCATCCAGTCGGTTGCTCAGCAACAGGACGCCTCCCTAAGCCACCCCGGTGTCCAGCTCGCCTTCTCTCAAACCGGCATCCAGGTATCGCCATGCCAACCACAGAAAGATCCTACGAAGCCGACTACCTCCCTCATCGTCCCGCTGCCGCTCATCATCGCCCAACGCCAGCCGACCCATCAGCCCAGCGCCAGGACCAGCAAATGGGCCCTACCTGTCGTCCAGACCCCACCTCCTGCACCAACCAAGCCGCCAGCCCCTTCCCAAGCCCTTGTCCCCTTTCCTTTCCACACCAGGACCTCCTCTGACGTGGACATCTGCGACAGGTTCCTATTAGGAATGTGTCTCGCGGGGAGGAGGTGCAGGAAGCACCACACGCCCTTCCCCTACCACTGGCAGCTGTTTTGCACGCTCACCAAGCTGTGGGTCAGCATCTCGCTTCGCTCTCAGGTCCTGCTGGAGCGGATCTACTGCGACGCCGCCCAGGAGGTGGTATCGATCAGGGACGG ACACGTGAGCTACACGTTGAACTTTGAATCGATGGAGCTGGACGACCTGTCGAAGTACAACAGAGTGAGACGACTCACCAACTCCGACAGGAACCCGTACTTCCCCAGCAAATGGAAGATCTACTGGTGGAACAACAGCAGCTGGGAAGAATACAAGAAG AACGTGtccgtgctgctgctgaagaagatGGGTGAGAAGGTGCCCGAGTGTTCCTTCCTCATCGGCCTGCAGGAGTACAAGCTGGACTTCACCACCATGACCCAGACCAACGTCTCCACCGGGTTCCAGAGAGAAGTTCGCTGCCGGCCAAAGTACCGCCGCCCGGAGGCCATGCAGCCTTTCCTGCA GACTGGAATCCAGACCGAGCCCACCAGGCCTGATGGCGATCCGCCAGGGGCTCACTTCAGCGTGGACCCTCTGGAGGAGTTCAGCTCCTGGTATCCTCCGGTGTGGTGTCCAACCCCAGAGGAGGAGTGCAACGTGGTAGATGTCCCGGCGGGGACGCAGGCCCACAGCAGGGTCCGCAACTTCTTTTACCAGAGCCTGTCTGAGACCAAGGTGGACGTCATCAGCATCCATCAGGTCCAGAACCTCCTGCACTGGGACAAGTACCAAAG GCACAAGTCGCACATGCAGAAGCAGCACACGTCCAAAGATCCTCTGGAGAGACACCTCTTCCACGGCACAACCAGAGAGGCCGCCGCAGACATCTGCCACAACAACTTCGACCCCCGCGTGGCCGGCGTCAACGGGACGTCCTACGGTCTCGGCTCCTACTTTGCCATCGCCGCCTCCTTGTCCAACGCTTATTCGTCCAGGGTGGGGCACGACGAGGTCCGCCACATGTTCCTGGCCAAAGTGCTGGTGGGGAAGGCGAGCGAAGGGAGGAGCAACTACCGTCGCCCTCCGCCGCTCTGCCCCACGACGAAGCACCTCCTCTACGACACCTGCGTGGACAACATGGACAACCCCACCATGTTCGTAGTGTTTGACAGCTGCCAGTGCTACCCATACTACCTGATCAAGTACAAAGACCTCCCCAGAGAGATCAATATTTGA